From a region of the Fusarium verticillioides 7600 chromosome 9, whole genome shotgun sequence genome:
- a CDS encoding cytosolic iron-sulfur protein assembly protein 1, which yields MAPTSASITALTPLKPDLHERAWASVPHPTLPLIATAHGKAVTVFSLSTASAHSVLTGGHTRSVRSVAWKPHLRPGNLCLVTGSFDSTAGIWRWEGQEQNEGGLEVEVTAQSVRRRNDDDSDDDGDTTSKEWEFTLVLEGHDSEIKSCAFSPSGSYLATCSRDKSVWIWEDIGASEEDDEWETIAVLNEHEGDVKAVAWCPDVPGRNARRSYSADVLASASYDNTVRIWREDGDAEWVCVAVLEGHEGTVWGLQWEQRPREGDRFPRLLTFSADNTIRVWTLKQDDEAEENRTGGDAGALGGIPNTMRRSLREEWACTSVLPKVHTRDIYSVTWSAQTGLVASTGSDGIVALYAEDSEQHVTTIDPQDQTMGNTEEGKQQQTNWRLLTSQTGAHGPFEVNHITWCRRYDAGSERRGEEEMLVTTGDDGIVRPWQVEVEIDAPR from the coding sequence ATGGCGCCGACTTCGGCCTCCATCACTGCCCTCACGCCCCTCAAACCTGACCTTCACGAACGCGCCTGGGCCTCGGTTCCTCACCCAACTCTTCCTCTGATCGCAACCGCCCACGGAAAGGCCGTCACTGTGTTCTCTCTCTCGACTGCTTCGGCCCACAGCGTCCTTACCGGAGGCCACACCCGCTCCGTCCGCTCTGTCGCATGGAAGCCCCATCTGCGCCCCGGCAACCTATGTCTCGTCACTGGCAGCTTTGACTCTACAGCTGGAATATGGCGCTGGGAGGGCCAAGAACAGAACGAGGGGgggctcgaggttgaggtcaCGGCGCAGAGCGTGCGGAGGAGaaacgatgatgatagcgacgatgatggcgataCTACCAGCAAGGAGTGGGAGTTTACGCTCGTGCTCGAGGGCCACGACTCGGAAATCAAGTCTTGCGCTTTCAGCCCCTCGGGTTCTTATCTCGCTACCTGCTCGCGCGACAAGTCAGTCTGGATATGGGAGGATATCGGCGCATccgaggaagacgacgagtGGGAGACTATCGCCGTGCTTAACGAACACGAGggtgatgtcaaggctgtcgctTGGTGTCCCGACGTCCCTGGTCGCAACGCCCGACGCAGCTACTCGGCCGACGTGCTAGCCAGCGCAAGTTATGACAATACAGTGCGCATCTGgcgagaagatggcgatgcagAATGGGTTTgtgttgctgttcttgaaggTCACGAGGGCACTGTCTGGGGGCTTCAATGGGAGCAACGACCCCGGGAGGGAGATCGCTTCCCGCGACTCTTGACATTTTCTGCCGATAACACTATCAGGGTGTGGACATTGAAGCAGGACGATGAGGCGGAGGAGAATAGAACGGGAGGTGATGCCGGTGCTCTTGGTGGAATCCCCAATACGATGCGGAGATCTCTACGAGAAGAGTGGGCATGCACATCTGTCTTACCCAAGGTGCACACCCGTGATATCTATTCTGTGACATGGAGTGCCCAGACAGGGCTCGTAGCGAGTACTGGCAGTGACGGTATCGTTGCGCTTTACGCCGAGGACTCGGAGCAACATGTCACGACAATCGACCCCCAAGACCAAACCATGGGTAACACTGAGGAGGGCAAGCAACAGCAGACGAATTGGAGACTCCTAACTTCGCAAACCGGAGCTCATGGACCCTTCGAGGTTAATCATATTACCTGGTGCCGGAGATACGATGCCGGCTCGGAGCGGCGcggggaagaggagatgctAGTTACAACGGGCGATGACGGGATCGTACGACCGTGgcaggttgaggttgagattgacgCGCCAAGGTAG
- a CDS encoding oxoglutarate dehydrogenase (succinyl-transferring), E1 component has translation MLRNSLCRASSQLLRGARCSAASSTASISTLSARTSSWKLAASRRSLAVAARRNYATSATSAPPDPNDNFLSGSTASYIDEMYMQWRQDPESVHVSWQIYFKNMESGEMPISQAFQPPPNLVPNMTGGVPRLAGNLAMEDGSDVTNHLKVQLLVRAYQSRGHHTAKIDPLGIRGTNDAKGFSNIKPKELTLEHYGFTEKDMDTEYTLGPGILPRFKRDGREKMTLREIIDACERIYCGSFGVEFIHIPDRDKCDWLRERLEVPTPFKYSVDEKRRVLDRLIWSSSFESFLATKYPNDKRFGLEGCETLVPGMKALIDRSVDYGVKDIVIGMPHRGRLNVLSNVVRKPNESIFSEFAGTNGAEDEGSGDVKYHLGMNFERPTPSGKRVQLSLVANPSHLEAEDPVVLGKTRAIQHYNNDEKTHRTAMSVLLHGDAAFAAQGIVYECLGFHSLPAFSTGGTIHLVVNNQIGFTTDPRFARSTAYCTDIAKAIDAPVFHVNADDVEAVNFVCQLAADWRAEFQHDVVIDLNCYRKYGHNETDQPSFTQPLMYKRITEKEPQIDIYVNKLIEEGSFSKADVDEHKQWVWGMLEESFTKSKDYTPTSKEWTTSAWNGFKSPKELATEVLATNETSVKSTTLEHIGTVIGSTPEGFHVHRNLKRILANRTKSVVEGKNIDFPTAEALAFGSLVTEGYHVRVSGQDVERGTFSQRHAVFHDQETEDTYTPLQHLSQDQGKFVISNSSLSEFGALGFEYGYSLSSPHALVMWEAQFGDFANNAQCIIDQFIASGEVKWMQRTGLVMSLPHGYDGQGPEHSSGRLERYLQLSNEDPRDFPTGEKLVRQHQDCNMQIAYMTSPANLFHILRRQLHRQYRKPLVIFFSKSLLRHPLARSNIEEFTGENAGFQWIIPDPEHETGAIKAPEEIERVILCSGQVWAALHKHRSENNLDNVAITRIEQLNPFPWQQLKENLDQYPNAKTIVWCQEEPLNAGAWSFTQPRIETLLNNTEHHTRKHVMYAGRNPSASVATGLKQVHMKEERELLEMAFTVKQDKLKGE, from the exons ATGTTGAGGAATTCGCTCTGTAGAGCTAGCTCGCAGCTCCTCCGCGGTGCTCGATGCTCTGCTGCCTCGTCTACCGCCTCTATCTCGACTCTCTCGGCCCGTACATCATCATGGAAGCTCGCCGCCTCCCGCCGTTCTCTGGCCGTTGCTGCTCGTCGCAACTATGCGACCAGCGCAACTTCTGCGCCTCCCGATCCTAACGATAACTTCCTCTCTGGAAGCACCGCTAGCTACATCGATGAGATGTACATGCAGTGGAGGCAAGATCCTGAGAGTGTCCATGTCTCGTGGCAGATTTACTTCAAGAACATGGAGAGCGGCGAGATGCCCATCTCTCAAGCCTTCCAGCCTCCTCCTAACCTGGTCCCAAACATGACCGGTGGCGTCCCTCGCCTTGCTGGCAACCTGGCCATGGAGGATGGCTCCGATGTCACCAACCATCTCaaggttcagcttcttgtccGTGCTTACCAGTCTCGCGGTCATCATACCGCCAAGATTGATCCCCTCGGTATCCGAGGTACCAACGACGCCAAgggcttctccaacatcaagcccaaggaatTGACTCTCGAGCACTATGGTTTCACAGAGAAGGACATGGACACCGAGTATACCCTCGGCCCTGGTATCCTGCCTCGCTTCAAGCGTGATGGCCGTGAGAAGATGACTCTCCGTGAGATTATCGATGCTTGCGAGAGAATCTACTGTGGTTCTTTCGGTGTTGAGTTTATTCATATCCCTGACCGTGACAAGTGCGACTGGCTCCGTGAACGTCTTGAGGTTCCTACTCCTTTTAAGTACTCTGTCGATGAGAAGCGCCGTGTTCTTGACCGACTTATCTGGAGTTCCAGCTTCGAGTCTTTCCTGGCCACCAAGTACCCCAACGACAAGCGATTCGGTCTCGAAGGCTGCGAGACGCTTGTCCCTGGTATGAAGGCTCTCATTGACCGCAGTGTCGACTATGGTGTCAAGGACATTGTCATCGGTATGCCTCACCGTGGTCGTCTCAATGTTCTCTCCAACGTCGTTCGAAAACCCAACGAGTCTATTTTCAGCGAGTTCGCTGGTACAAACGGtgccgaggatgagggaTCTGGTGACGTCAAGTACCATCTTGGTATGAACTTTGAACGTCCCACTCCCTCCGGCAAGCGTGTTCAGCTTTCTCTGGTCGCCAACCCTTCGCatctcgaggctgaggatcCCGTCGTCTTGGGCAAGACCCGCGCTATTCAGCACTACAacaacgacgagaagactCACCGCACCGCCATGAGTGTTCTCCTTCACGGTGATGCCGCCTTTGCTGCCCAGGGTATCGTCTACGAGTGTCTCGGCTTCCACTCTCTCCCCGCCTTTTCTACCGGTGGTACCATTCACCTCGTCGTCAACAACCAGATTGGTTTCACCACTGATCCTCGATTCGCCCGATCTACCGCTTACTGTACCGATAttgccaaggccatcgaCGCGCCTGTTTTCCACGTTAACGCTGATGatgtcgaggctgtcaacTTTGTCTGTCAGCTTGCTGCCGATTGGCGCGCCGAGTTCCAACACGATGTTGTCATCGACCTCAACTGCTACCGAAAGTACGGTCACAACGAGACCGACCAGCCTTCATTCACCCAACCGCTCATGTACAAGCGCATCACTGAGAAGGAGCCTCAAATCGACATCTatgtcaacaagctcatcgaggagggcTCTTTCTCCAAGGCGGATGTCGATGAGCACAAGCAGTGGGTCTGGGGCATGCTCGAGGAGAGCttcaccaagtccaaggacTACACTCCTACCTCCAAGGAGTGGACCACCTCTGCTTGGAACGGCTTCAAGTCTCCAAAGGAGCTGGCCACCGAAGTTTTGGCTACTAACGAGACAAGTGTCAAGAGTACTACTCTCGAGCATATCGGCACAGTCATTGGAAGCACCCCCGAGGGCTTCCACGTTCACCGCAACTTGAAGCGCATTCTCGCCAACCGAACCAAGTCGGTTGTTGAGGGCAAGAACATCGACTTCCCTACTGCCGAGGCTCTGGCCTTTGGTTCTCTCGTTACTGAGGGCTACCACGTCCGTGTCTCCGGTCAGGATGTCGAGCGTGGTACCTTCTCTCAGCGACACGCTGTCTTCCACGACCAAGAGACCGAGGATACCTACACTCCCCTTCAGCACCTGAGCCAGGACCAGGGCAAGTTCGTCATCTCTAACTCTTCCCTCAGTGAGTTTGGTGCTTTGGGCTTTGAGTATGGTTACTCGCTCTCCTCGCCCCACGCCCTTGTCATGTGGGAGGCACAGTTCGGTGACTTTGCCAACAACGCTCAATGTATCATCGACCAGTTTATCGCCTCTGGCGAGGTCAAGTGGATGCAGCGAACCGGTCTTGTCATGTCTCTACCCCACGGTTACGATGGCCAGGGACCCGAACACTCTTCTGGGCGTCTGGAGCGATAccttcagctcagcaacgAGGATCCCCGTGATTTCCCCActggtgagaagcttgtcCGTCAACACCAGGACTGCAACATGCAGATCGCCTACATGACCTCTCCTGCCAACTTGTTCCATATTCTCCGCCGCCAGCTGCACCGCCAGTACCGCAAGC ccctcgtcatcttcttttccaaGTCCCTTCTCCGTCACCCTCTGGCTCGTAGTAACATTGAGGAGTTCACTGGTGAGAATGCTGGCTTCCAGTGGATTATCCCGGATCCTGAGCATGAGACTGGTGCCATCAAGGCTCCCGAGGAGATTGAGCGCGTTATTCTCTGCAGCGGTCAGGTCTGGGCTGCCCTTCACAAGCACCGTTCCGAGAACAACTTGGATAACGTCGCCATCACTCGTATTGAGCAGCTTAACCCCTTCCCTTGGCAACAACTCAAGGAGAACCTCGACCAATACCCCAATGCCAAGACCATCGTCTGGTGCCAGGAGGAGCCTCTCAACGCCGGTGCCTGGAGCTTCACTCAGCCCCGTATCGAGACTCTGCTCAACAACACTGAGCACCACACCCGCAAGCACGTCATGTACGCTGGCCGAAACCCCAGTGCTTCGGTCGCCACTGGTCTCAAGCAAGTTCACATGAAGGAGGAGCGTGAACTCCTTGAGATGGCTTTCACTGTTAAGCaggacaagctcaagggcgagTAA